The region GAATACTATGGTCTGAGTATTGGGGATAGCCCCTTTAAAAATAAGTATAAGAAGCCCTTAATAAGCTGGGTCCCTTCGATGGGAGTCAGTAGCATTCAATTTTATGAGGGCAGGGCGTTTCCTGAATGGCAAGGCGATTTATTAGTTGCATCATTAAATGGCGAAAGTTTAATTAGGCTGGATGTCAAGAATAACGAAATTGTTGCAAAGGAAATTATCTTCAATGATAAGATTGGGAGAATAAGAGATTTTAAAATTGACTATAATGGAAATATTTACCTAATTAGTGATAGTCCAAAATCATATTTATGGAAACTATCTAAAATTTTATAAGGATGTGAAATGAATAAAATATTACAAAATCTTTTTTTAATTATTCTAGTGAGCTTTACTCTTGGCGGCTGTGGAAGTAATTCAAATAAAAAATATGAGGGCTTTTTGATGCCAGAGTCTGTTGCAGAAGGCCCTGATGGCTCTATTTATGTTTCAGAGATTGGTGAGCGTGATATTGATAAAGATGGAAAGATTAGCAAGATTAACCGAGATGGAACCATAGAGACTGTGGCATCTGGCCTTTATGATCCAAAGGGTATCGTGTTTTACAATGATAAACTATATGTCACTGATCGTGACGTAGTGATTGAGGTAGATCTAGACGGCACATGGCAGGTCTATGCTGGAACAATGTTGTTTCCAAAGGCGCCTGTATTCTTTAACGATATCGATGTTTCAAGCAACGGAACTTTATATGTCAGTGACAGTGGAGACTTTAAAGAGAGCGGATTTATTTTTGCAGTAAATACATCTGGCGAGATTGATCTTTTATTTGAAGGAAATGATCTTATTAAAGCACCTAATGGGCTTTTAGTACTAAATGATTCAAAGTTACTAATTGTTGATTGGGCAGGTGATTTGTTAGAAGGCGATTTAAAAAACCAAGGCATTAAAAAATTAGGTGAAGGTTTTGAGGGTGGGGATGGCCTAGCAATTAAGAAGGATACGATCTATATTAGCAGTTGGACAAAAGGAACCATATATTCATTTAAAAATGGAAAAACAGATGTTGTCGCAGATGGTTTTGAGGCTGCTGCGGATATTGCACTAGTTCATGACAATAAGGTTTTAGTTGTGCCTGACATGAAAGCTGGGTCAGTTACGTTTATAGGCATTTAAAGGGTGTTTTAAGAATGAAAAAAGAATACTACATCGACTACCCACAAGAGAAAATAGAGCCAGGCCTTAATCTATATAGATGTTCAATATGTAAAAAAGAATCCTTATTTATCAATGGTTTATTAAATAAACATGATGCTAATTGTAGTTATAGAGTTGAGCAAGAGAAGCAATTAGTTGATTAATAATAATCAAGAATGTATTAAAGCTGTCGACCTCGCACTTTCTGGTAAGTGGGACGAGGCCCATGCAATTGTTCAAGAAATAAATACAGACTTTGCGCAATGGATTCACGCAGTTTTACATAAAATTGAGGGAGATGAATCTAACAGTCGTTATTGGTATAACCGATCTGGTTTAAGGACATATGAATCTTACAAAAACCCTGACCAGGAGCTTTTAGTTATAAAAGAAGATTTATTTTTATAACACTTCTTTTTTTCAAACAATATCTACCAAAATTTCTTTATAACTAATTCATATAATCAATTGATTCTTGATCTAGTCTTATATATGATATATAAGACTAGAAAGCAAAGAGGTGATATATGGAACTACTTTACGTGGAAGTTAAAAAGAAAATAACGCAAAGCTTGATTCAAGGCGAATGGGGTCCTGGTGAGGCTATACCGAGTGAAATTGAACTCGCAAACATATATGATGTTAGCCAAGGCACTGTTAGAAAGGCAATTGATGATCTTAGTGCTGAAAGTATTCTAGTTCGTAGACAGGGAAAGGGCACCTATGTTGCTACCCATAATGAGGAGAATATTCAGCTACGTTTCTTAAGATTAACTTCACAATTTGGGTTAAATGAAAAGTTAGATAATCAATTAATCTCTTTCTCTAAAGAAAAAGCTACCAATAAACTTGCAAAAATATTAAACATAAACCCATCATCAACTATTATTTCTGTAACTAGGATATTAACCTTCAATGAAAAACCATTAATTTTAGATGTCATAAAAATACCAGCCCAATCATTTAGAGGTTTAACTGCTGAAATGATTGTCAAAAATAATGGATCAATGTATCGAATGTATGAGACTGATTTTGGAGTAAGGATGTTACGAGCTGACGAGAAAATTATAGCTATTACTGCTAATTCAGAAACAGCTTCTCATTTAAAAGTACAAGAAAAGCACCCACTATTAAGTGTTGAACGTATTTCTTATACCTATAAGAACAAACCTCTTGAATGGAGATTAGGTCTTTATGTAACAGATAACCACTTTTATCGATCAGAACTTGACTAGGAAAACTTAATGAAATCAAATGAAAAAAAAGCCTTGGATTACCACGAATATCCTAAGCCAGGTAAATTAAGAGTTGAATCATCTAAAGCCTGTGAAACTGCAGAGGAATTATCTCTAGCATACACACCAGGCGTTGCAGTTCCCGTAAAAGAAATAGCAAAAGACGAAAAAAATGCTTATAGGTTTACGAACAAAGGAAATCTGGTTGCGGTTATTACGGATGGATCTGCAGTACTTGGTCTAGGAAATGTTGGAGCCTTAGCAGGTAAGCCTGTGATGGAGGGTAAAGGCGTGTTATTTAAAAGATTTGCAGGTATTGATGTCTTTGATATTGAGGTAAATTGTAAGGATCCAGATGAATTTATAAGAACAGTTGAAAATATAGCACCGACTTTTGGAGGTATTAACTTAGAGGATATTGCAGCACCAAACTGTTTTTATATTGAAAATGAGTTAAAAAAAAGGTTAGATATCCCCGTCTTTCATGATGACCAACATGGCACTGCAGTTATTGTTGCAGCGGGATTGGTGAATGCCCTTGAAATTCAAAAAAAGAAGATTGAAGAAGTTAAGATTGTTTTTTTAGGTGCTGGTGCAGCTGGGTGTTCCTGTGCAAGACTCCTTAAAAAAATGGGTGCAAAAAATATTGCCTTGGTTGATAGGAAAGGCGTTCTAAATAAAAATAGAAAAGATTTAAATCAATATAATCAAGATCTTGCTATAGATACACAAAGTAATACATTTGATGAATACATTGTTGATGCTGATGTATTCATTGGTGTTTCGGGAGCCAACCTTTTAAAAGAATCACATCTATTGAGTATGTCAGCTGATCCCATTATTTTTGCATTAGCTAACCCAGATCCTGAAATACTTCCTTCTGATGCTCATCAAATTAGAGATGATATTGTGATGGCTACAGGCAGATCTGACTTTCCCAATCAAGTAAACAATGTTCTTGGATTCCCATTTTTATTTAGGGGGGCTTTAGACGCTAAAGCAACCGAAATAAACGATAAAATGCTCATAGCTGCTTCAAAAGCATTAGCAAGCCTAGCTAAGGAGCCAGTTCCACAAGATGTTCTTGAGGCCTACGGCTTAAAATCATTAACTTTTGGTCCTGAATATATAATTCCAAAACCCTTTGATTCAAGATTGATTGATTGGGTTGCAAATGCTGTTCAAAATGCAGCTTGATTCAGACTATGAATAAACAACCTAAAAACTTGAATCTATTCACCATTCGATTCCCAATTCCCGCTATCGTATCAATAATGCATCGTATGAGTGGCGTTATCATTTTTTTACTTATGCCATTTATTACGATTGGGTTTTCAATTACTTTAATGTCTTCAAATGCTTTTGCTAATGTCATATCAATCTTTGATTTATGGCCTGTAAGGATTTTAAGTGCATTGTTAGTGTGGGGTACCTTTCATCATTTTATTGCAGGATGTCGGCATTTATTATTAGATTTGCAGATTGGAAATGATTTAATCATTGCGAG is a window of Methylophilales bacterium DNA encoding:
- a CDS encoding GntR family transcriptional regulator — protein: MELLYVEVKKKITQSLIQGEWGPGEAIPSEIELANIYDVSQGTVRKAIDDLSAESILVRRQGKGTYVATHNEENIQLRFLRLTSQFGLNEKLDNQLISFSKEKATNKLAKILNINPSSTIISVTRILTFNEKPLILDVIKIPAQSFRGLTAEMIVKNNGSMYRMYETDFGVRMLRADEKIIAITANSETASHLKVQEKHPLLSVERISYTYKNKPLEWRLGLYVTDNHFYRSELD
- a CDS encoding malate dehydrogenase, encoding MKSNEKKALDYHEYPKPGKLRVESSKACETAEELSLAYTPGVAVPVKEIAKDEKNAYRFTNKGNLVAVITDGSAVLGLGNVGALAGKPVMEGKGVLFKRFAGIDVFDIEVNCKDPDEFIRTVENIAPTFGGINLEDIAAPNCFYIENELKKRLDIPVFHDDQHGTAVIVAAGLVNALEIQKKKIEEVKIVFLGAGAAGCSCARLLKKMGAKNIALVDRKGVLNKNRKDLNQYNQDLAIDTQSNTFDEYIVDADVFIGVSGANLLKESHLLSMSADPIIFALANPDPEILPSDAHQIRDDIVMATGRSDFPNQVNNVLGFPFLFRGALDAKATEINDKMLIAASKALASLAKEPVPQDVLEAYGLKSLTFGPEYIIPKPFDSRLIDWVANAVQNAA
- a CDS encoding gluconolaconase, encoding MNKILQNLFLIILVSFTLGGCGSNSNKKYEGFLMPESVAEGPDGSIYVSEIGERDIDKDGKISKINRDGTIETVASGLYDPKGIVFYNDKLYVTDRDVVIEVDLDGTWQVYAGTMLFPKAPVFFNDIDVSSNGTLYVSDSGDFKESGFIFAVNTSGEIDLLFEGNDLIKAPNGLLVLNDSKLLIVDWAGDLLEGDLKNQGIKKLGEGFEGGDGLAIKKDTIYISSWTKGTIYSFKNGKTDVVADGFEAAADIALVHDNKVLVVPDMKAGSVTFIGI
- the sdhC gene encoding succinate dehydrogenase, cytochrome b556 subunit — its product is MNKQPKNLNLFTIRFPIPAIVSIMHRMSGVIIFLLMPFITIGFSITLMSSNAFANVISIFDLWPVRILSALLVWGTFHHFIAGCRHLLLDLQIGNDLIIARLTSKTVLILSYIFTALVFLI